TTGTTTCTGGAAGCTTTTAGTTTTGAGGCctaatattgataaaaaaaaaacttatttgcaAGTGAAATTtctatgacatttttttttttttttgtaaaaggctttcatttaaaatttaaaacaaagtaCAAGATGTGATTTGTTAGATCACATAGTTTAAGAAAGTTTGATACATGAAGTAGACAGAGCAAGAACTATGTATAAGTAAGAAAACTTAGTACAACTGTTAAGCTTGACCAAACTAAATTTCTATGACATTTAGTTTCAGAAAATTCACATTCTCTAAAGAATTCTACTTCTTTATTGCACCTTGTTGACACATAACAATATCCACaatcatgaaaaagaaaacaacccAACACACAAATTATATTACACCCACAAAGAAACCATCAGCCACATGACGGAGATGATTCACAGTTTTTCTTGGTAAGATTCAGGAATTTATTTATGGAATTCAATAACATAATATGAGTAAGCACGACATATGATTTCACAACGACGAAAACCCGAATCAGAGGCCAAAGTCTCGAACTGGGAAAGAGACTTCTCCTTACCACCCGATAATTGTGTTAACATCACCATGTCCTTCGCGAGCACAACGTTAGAAGAAAAGTCGTTGGCCTTTGGTTCTAGAGGTGTAATCATGTCGACTATTATCACCTTTCCTTTTTCGGAAAGACTTCTCCAACAGTTTTTGAGAATTTTCACACAGTCTTCGTCATTCCAATCATGTAGTATCCACTGTAATAATTTATCAGTtctattgtagttaatatatggTTTACCAaggaactatatatatatatgtggtaaTGAtaaaaatccattaaaatagtGTATATATTATGAACTTACTTTCATGAAAATAGCATTTCCTTTTGGAATTTCTATAAACATGTCTCCTGAAACATGTTCCACTCctatatataaccaaaatattaaaactgagcaaaacaaatataacatatgttaatgTGATCTATCACTACATGTTATACCTGGATATAGAGGAGCATGTGCTAAAACCGAGGCTAGATCGAAATTGATGCCTTTAATATGAGGATACTTGGAAATCACTAGACTTATAACAGTTCCAATTCCTCCTCCCACATCCACCAAAGTGTGTACATCTTCGAATCCTCTATAAACTTCTAAAACCTTCTTCATGGTCAACGTGGAAGCTTCCGACATTGCCCGGTTAAATTTCTCGGAGAATCCTTCATCCGAACCAATATATTCAAAAAGTTTCATGCCATGAGCAGAGACGCATGCATCCTTTCCTTCTAATATCACATCTTTGAGATGTGTcctatgaatatattttatatcaattgtTATTTGTGTTGTAAACTAGTTACATGgtttataatatgtatatttatataacattttattgcAAACCGGTTTAGTTATAAGAACTATTAGCGGCTTGTTTGTGAATAATTAAGCAGTACTTACCAAGTCTTGAAATAGACTTCGCTTAAGTTGACCATGAAGAGAGGCGCAAGAGAACCGGATCCGTCTCCACCGTTCAAGAAAAATCTGCAAACCGGTTCAGCTGCATATACCCTCTTGGAATTTCCGTTTTCTTCGGTTTCAACCATACGGTACTTCAAGATCGAGTGACTGGCTAGTAAAATCAGCATCCGGTCCAACAAAACCGGTGCCTCTGGGTTAATAGGTTTGGTTGGGAGACGGAGCGTAATCTCATAAGAGGAGAGCCAGACACCTTCATCTACGGCTGTGATTGTTTCGATGACGCCAAGCTCCAAGGCCGCTTTGAGAACCATGGGGAAGGCAAGTGTGTTCACAAGACTCTCTGCTTGCAAGCTCACAGTTTCTTCAtcaaatttttcttcttctttgattagACTTGGTTTAGTGGAGGAGGTTAAGGGATCTTGAAGTTGGTTTGCCATTGTTGTTGGCTGAAAAGTTGAGAAATATAGATAACAAAGGTATAGACGTTGGTAAGAGATCGTTGGTTGCAACGTTAATTTCCAGTGTAGTGTCGTTTTATAGGGAGAAACCCCAAAACCTAATTAGtgccaaatattttattttcttgggaATTGACGAAAGCATAATACATGTGCCTAGTAGAACCAAATTCGTTACATCTTGTTTACATCGACTAAGTTTGttgcaaataaatatataccCAGGGGATGCATGCTGGTATTGAAAGATCTAAAAAGATCAATAAGTTTGTTTTTGGATGGCAAGGAATCAAGTGTTAGACAGAAAATAAAGAACTAATATGAATAATAGACAGTGTAAAGTGGAATAAATTCAGTCTCGAGTGAAAGAAAATAAGTATAAATGAATACAAAGTTTTCGTTGAAATTGAGTAATTAGTGCAAGTGTTTTAATGTGTTAAGAATTATCATCTTCTTgtatttttcctttatttttagTACTCCAAGCTTGTATAAAATAAGTTTTCTAATACTGATTTATTATTCTACTAGATTTGGGCCCGTGCGTTGCAACGgactttatttgatattttaatttaataaaaaatattaaaaaatcattttattattttttaaaatttttttttgcatatgttatgtgaaatttattttatagttaagaactcgttttcacacataaatttcaattaatatttgttagagttagaaaaaacatccaaaagtaaaaatttaaGCCGGATCCaacccaaaataataattataatgaaataaaaagaaatttagaaGTTAAATAAGGCCAAGAagaaatgacaacattatacactttcttatgtactaatttaatgttttattaagcTTATctaatgttaaataattttcttgattcattatttattaatgatatattttcataaaaaaaattaattaaaatgaattataaacTACTACATATCAAACATGTGTTTGATTTTCGTAtaaccaaacacataaataCCAATCACGACAACATcctaagttttgatttttgataatttaatagCTTTACCATCATACTTgtcatcaaatatttttttttaaatgctatcAAGTAGGtatgtttacttttgttaggatttacaattaaaaaaaagaaaaactatcaaatatttttttatatttttgtttaggattatagaaaaagaaaagtattatcatataaacttttacaattatcttctgtttaaaatttcagaaaaatcttattgctatcaaataattatttctagtttctattaaataattttaaattatgatttttacggttcatatcaatactattttttacacttcatttttaattaaataatttttagtatcatgttgaTCATCAAATTTTCTATACTATCAAATAACTTCTTACAATTCTTTTTATACATatcacttattttatagttagtttttctatttgatttttattaaataatttcttgtacttgtaggattttataattcgttttttatttaaacttttttttaaaaaaataatattttctcttataatatctttctttagtatctttaaagatgaaaaatatacaaaatattttaaaaagaaaaaaatactttcaaatagctttttacaattattctttgtttatagaattttcaaaaattaaatttactataaaatatttttaaaatattataaaaagagccatacaaatataattgtaaaaggctatgtaatagtaatttttcttttcttaactcctaaaaagaataataaactatattttttgtaataattttccttttatagTGTCcaaaataatgtaataataatttttttcctaaatctttttaaatcctaataaaatagaattgtaacatatttttgacacgtcacaatcttaataaattaactgacacatgtcgcgatcatgttatttagaaactttgaagaaccaaactttatataataagaatataaattatgaaagcACTATATCatcgattttataaatgaaaattttacatattttgtgaaagttgaagtctaataattttacttatattaCGATAACAGTTTTATAAAAGTGCATGTTTAACCGACTTTtttacattagatatatatttatatttttaacatatttaacattattttagctaacattttacttttaaatattatattatatttggttttgttgattggTCTTTTTTATTGACGcatgtttaacaattttatttacacTATActgtaaaattataaaactttctTCCATTAATTTCGTAGTTAATTACATTCAAAACCTAACTCCCAAATATATAAAGAGCTTTTaattaaacaattgattaaagAATTTTCACAAGCTGGTTTGATTCgcttttagttgagttgattttTTCGTTTGTTTCATCTTTTAGCTCTGTTGATCATCCGCTTAGAATCATGGCTGCCATGAACGTTGTTAGTCTCTTATAACAGCTTATCCTTTCTTTATTTTCCGACGTCATCTTTTGTGACAGATTTATACATCAACaaagtaaatatatagtatatataatggTTTCCGAAACTATATGTAAATTTCTCCAACTTCTTGATGGTTCATTGaaattaatgaaaacaaattatgttgTACACTATAACACTGTATTCTCATTTTAATCAATGAATTAAGTTTGgcataaaatatttctatttatatgacaaacaaaattattcttaatattacaaattttactAATTGCAAATTGTATttggtatttatttattttttgaacaaattgGTATTTTAACTAAAAGCATGGAGCAAATCCTTTCCAGAAGGGTCTAATGCCTGTCTGAACAATTTTCTCCACAATATTTAAATGCAAATTATTGAAAATGCTATCATATGGAACGTGTTACGTAGTCTCTGGCAGTTAATGTCATTGTGAAAGTTGACAAAATACGttttattcaaaaacaaatGTCATTATTGGCATATGTGCAAGTTTCTTCTTATAGATACTGACATATTGTTGTTGACTgcaaaaattgaaaacaatttatCCACAAGTTGGTCTTAATTAGGGATGAGAAAATTTGTTGGGATtcctaatttattaatttgatttggGCTTTGATTtgtgtattatattttaaaatctagatctagatctagatctgtgtattatattttaacagttaaaatatatgaaatctaacttttcatataaaaatattaataaaatactagataaatacattagattatcataaacttatttattaaaaactaggTATTCCTTTGAATATTCTTTGTATATTAAtgtgaaaatgtataaaaaatcaattaaaatcatatatttaatattttaaatttagttttatttaatctaatattttaatttatttcttattttcattaattaataatattaatttggttattacTAAACATATTCAATTAGCATACAGATATTCGCAAAGATTGACatattcaaataattatttttggctCTAAAAAATTCATATCCAGATATATGTATCATAAAttaaaacgaattaaaaaatttgtaaatataaataaattataaataacaatagcatattttatattatttggaaattaaaaaaagattagtttagaaaaaaaaatcaacataaattTTAGTAACTGGTATAACAAATTGaaagatttttcaattttaaaaattaaaattagtattgaAATAACTACAATATTAAACATAAACCGACTAAAACTTGTAAAATGAAATCAAAATACTGATATACAAATCTGCCCTATGTTCTTAAagtgataaaattttatcttaattatctacaattttaatgaaattttatacattaaatttattttttacccTTTTGAATAACCAataagtttttatataaatcatattcatttaattaatcatacattaaaaaagaCTATATTAGTCtattacactatttttttaatctctataaaaaattgtcaaaatgacacttaatatgaaatagaTAGAGTATATGGCTAGCGTTGACGTGAGAAACATATTCTAGAGAAGTGggattggaaaaaaaaattttatcaacGGAAATCttctataaaatttttaaggGTTTATTGGCGAGATAGCCAGATTTCAAAGACAAATGAAGAAACTAGCAATGATTTTGACGTAATTCATTGTCAAACTTTTTGGCTTGATTCCATCCGGTTATGCCCCTTACCGTAACTGGTTGCCGGTTCGTTGTTATAAAGTGAACGACGTGGAAGGTTTTGGCTGCCACAGTAACAATCGCATATAATAGGGATCGTTGTGCGCAACTGTCTTGAGCACGTATGAGGGAGGATATAAATCAAGAGTAGTGACGAACAAATGTGAGGGAGATAAAAACTCTGTAACATAATGGCGATCTGAAAATGATGACATAAATCCTATTCCGATTGTATTGCTTTCCATACTACGTCACGTATGTGGAATGGTTTATTGTAAGTTCATTTACAATGGAGTGATGGTGTTCTTAATTTTAGAACCGTGACAAGGTGCATGGTGAAAGTAAAATACGAAACGGTTTACATAAAGTCAAGCCGAGTTCAGTAAAACCGTCCAATTTAGACGACCGAAACTTTCCGTTTGACATGAGTCAGATggaatgtaatatatattatgaacgTAAATAGATACATGCGAAGAATCTTCTTTCCATTCCACATGAACTACATAAACTAGAATAGGTGTATGCACATGACCCAAAATAACCAGTTACGTAGAAGCTGATGTGTGCGGTTGTGCAGAGATGATTACGTATTCCCTGCAGTAAATGTTTAttgaccatgaatgttggggcggtcataagttccaatgggtcgagctgctcgaTGTGGGTGTTCTGGCCCTTGCGGTGGATCTGCCATATCAATATCCAATCTCTACAAGTGAacctgttgctcttcttctcttctcgctCTAGCACACactctctctaaagctctgatgtctgcaactcttggaactaggtttgatggacccctgctccacaagttcatacacctgaaagttaaagggaggtgaagaaggagaatcagtaacaaaagaaaataaaaatgacttagtctcaagcaggTGACTAAATTtcaatgttcaaatctacttagaatttggcaacggcgccaatttgatgttaggagttttcaaggctcctaagacaaatgatgtagtataaaagattgtcgaaccagttctNNNNNNNNNNNNNNNNNNNNNNNNNNNNNNNNNNNNNNNNNNNNNNNNNNNNNNNNNNNNNNNNNNNNNNNNNNNNNNNNNNNNNNNNNNNNNNNNNNNNNNNNNNNNNNNNNNNNNNNNNNNNNNNNNNNNNNNNNNNNNNNNNNNNNNNNNNNNNNNNNNNNNNNNNNNNNNNNNNNNNNNNNNNNNNNNNNNNNNNNNNNNNNNNNNNNNNNNNNNNNNNNNNNNNNNNNNNNNNNNNNNNNNNNNNNNNNNNNNNNNNNNNNNNNNNNNNNNNNNNNNNNNNNNNNNNNNNNNNNNNNNNNNNNNNNNNNNNNNNNNNNNNNNNNNNNNNNNNNNNNNNNNNNNNNNNtttggttgaataatatgaaagcaatcattactaacaagtctattggctatcttaacacctttaacaacaaatgtctttggtaaagtatgttaaaagcttaggagagttgtctcaggcatttcatcaaacaccttgtgggtgggaaatgcctaaagatcaacttttgaaaggccaactcagaagatgtattatgaatactctactagcaaggaataagaaggatctacactataacatcctagatctagcctaatcacccttaatttccctaacccatgaattcaagagtggattactcactactcttcatgattcctcctaaacccatattggatttcagattaatcatgtagagaaatacagataatagattagaaatcagcaggataacatatgatcaaatgaatcaaagagatgaactttttcacgaggtttttggtggttttctccAAGATAAAGATATCCAGCCTCCAATAGCTTACAAAAGACccttaaacataggtttagaaagtgtaaaacgtgcataataaaatgacaaaaaggcccttgagaaaacatgaattcggccaaacaaatagacgcggagcgacctcggcatgtcgctccgacaagtcgctccaggcttcgggagcgacctctgtGGGTCGCTCCGGCTCCATTGTGTTGTCGTCACGCGATagaaatgcgagcgacctcggggtgtcactctggccaagtcgctctgggcttcgggagcgacctggagtggtcgctctgataggtcgctccgggtcagttttcggcttccaccgggatgaaatggcgagcgacttctccgcatcgctctggtaaggtcgctctgaaaaggcaggtcagagcgacttgctggtgtcgctccgggaagtcgctcccaacgctctgctcgtccaatgatcatctTTACACCTCTTTCGAGCTCCAAacacacccaaatgtctccgagaactccatgtggtactccaatacctgataaagacttatgtatgcaaaatgcaacctaaacatggctaaatcctagtctatatgatcaaaatgcacatggatgaatggataagataatgaaaatatacaagATATCAATAGGATGTGCCAAGTGAGAGCGAGCTACAATGCCATTAGGTCCTTCCTCTCCAGCTCAAATATCTTGATAACCGACCCTTTGGAGATGAGTTTGCTAGCGGTGGAACACTTCAAATCTGTTCTGGATCCTCAATGGTACTCCCCGCCAAGTATTCCTTCGTCTCCGGCCTGGTTTGCAGCTTTTCTAAACTACCAGTGTGCGCCTCTTCTAGCTCAAGCCATGCTGGTTCCCCCTTCCTCCGAGGAGATAAGGAAGCTGTTCTTCAAGCTAAACCTGTAAAGCCCCAAGGCCTGATGGGTTGACCTCTGGTTTCtttaagggtttttttttttttttttttttttttttttttttttttttaatatgcaaataggtatgcaatgcatgactcaatgaacaacatcaaagcaaacatgatcaaatacttggtacctcccccaaacttaaatgacacagtctctgtgttgtcaagtagagagagatacccaaaagagaaagctaatatgcaaaaatgaaatggtatatacaagggaaagtagAGAAGTACCTCAAGTGGAAAGTGGAGAAGGAGGATCCTTCTCAATGTAGGGGTCTCCAGAAGTGATGGTTCCACAATACTCAACGTCCAGTGGAGACTGAATTGGGTAAGAGACAACTTTGTTGACATtgaggagtgtgaccttcttgttggcaaaaTCGATGTAAGCACCCACAGTAGTAAGGAATGGTGTGCCCAGGATCAATGGAACTCTCTtctcagttgccatcttcaaGACAGTGAGGTCTATAGGGATGGTGCAAGAtccaatcttcaaagggaagtccttgatgagaccaataGAAGTAGTAGAAGAAGAATTCCCAAACGTGAAAGAGGAAGTATCTGGCTCCATGTGTTCAATCTCAagactcttcaccatctccattgagatcacattcacacttgcactagaatcaacaagagcatcatcaaagGTGAGCTTACCAAGGGAGCAATACAAGGTGAACTTCCCTTGGGATTCTAATTTAGGGAGAGACTTTGGTGTGACTGGTGGATCAAGTTTCAAAGTTGAGATGTTGAGAAGCTCTGCTACTTCTGCTTGGTGGTCTACAATgtccttgatgagcatcatttggACATGAGCCTCACGCAATCCGAAATCGCTGGAAGTTTAATTCCAATATCACTTAGGTCTTTTCTGAACTTGGAAATCACCTTCTTCTGAGCTTTGGTGAGGATCCTTTGTGGAAATGGGAGCTTGTCATAGGGTGACTGCTCAACCTCAGTGGTGTCCTCCAGCTTGAACTCTTTCAGCTTCTGGTTAGCTCTCTTCGCAACTGTTTTCTCAGCCATGGGTTCATCTCCCTTCAAAATCTTTGCTTCAACCATTTTGTCAGCTTCCTCCACAATATTTGCTTCAGATGTTGCTACAATCAGATGCTCAACCTGTTCAATCTCAGTTCCAAACACCAATCTTTCAATTTCATCTACCTCTTTCTTGTGGTTACTCAATTCAATCCCTGAAGAAGTGGTAGAGAGGAAAACATTGCAATACTCCTTGGGTTTTTGTtcagattttccaggtagagACCCTTGTTGGCGATTCTGGTGAGTGGTCATGGAAGCAAACTGGTTTTCCAAAGCcctgaacttgttgttgagctcattgtaacttccatcaatcttggagtgaaggttcttcaactcatatccaacctgcttctcacttctagtctgagactccaagatctGTTTCAGTAGAACATCCGTGCTGCTTTCCTGAGGAGTAAAGGTAGAAAGATTAGCTTGTTGTTGAGAAGACTGGTTCCCTTTATTGGAGAAACCAGGAGGAGGGTTTTGCTGATGCTGATAGttgccttgctggttgttcctaggctgataaccactctgttggttgttaggataggatttctgttggcagttgttgtactgaaagttgggctATTTCTTGTACCaactaccattgttgttgatgaaacacagctcttcttgaccttccaaaccctcaacctcattGGCCCCAGGTGGTGCATCTTGgtttgggttaccaacaaagttcaGCTGCTCTTGGGTGGATTTATCAGCAATGAGTATGTCTATCTTATCCTATAGAGCCTTTAActccttcctcgtctgcttGTCATCTGTTCTACTGCCTTtgtcgtggtctccactgtagatTGCGTCACTCTTTACCATGCTGTCAACCAGCTCAtctgcatcttcctcagttcttcccaagaagaacccattgctagctgtatccaatctggctctgtacttaggaagagctcccctgtagaatgtg
This genomic interval from Brassica oleracea var. oleracea cultivar TO1000 unplaced genomic scaffold, BOL UnpScaffold00795, whole genome shotgun sequence contains the following:
- the LOC106320085 gene encoding caffeic acid 3-O-methyltransferase-like is translated as MANQLQDPLTSSTKPSLIKEEEKFDEETVSLQAESLVNTLAFPMVLKAALELGVIETITAVDEGVWLSSYEITLRLPTKPINPEAPVLLDRMLILLASHSILKYRMVETEENGNSKRVYAAEPVCRFFLNGGDGSGSLAPLFMVNLSEVYFKTWTHLKDVILEGKDACVSAHGMKLFEYIGSDEGFSEKFNRAMSEASTLTMKKVLEVYRGFEDVHTLVDVGGGIGTVISLVISKYPHIKGINFDLASVLAHAPLYPGVEHVSGDMFIEIPKGNAIFMKWILHDWNDEDCVKILKNCWRSLSEKGKVIIVDMITPLEPKANDFSSNVVLAKDMVMLTQLSGGKEKSLSQFETLASDSGFRRCEIICRAYSYYVIEFHK